The Rana temporaria chromosome 4, aRanTem1.1, whole genome shotgun sequence genome contains a region encoding:
- the LOC120935224 gene encoding gastrula zinc finger protein XlCGF17.1-like, with amino-acid sequence MAPVQPQPVGGARPTPLSEAAHACQPSFSTSKIPQTVRDGAVLPTEKSFSCTECGKCFSSNSKLNRHKRSHTGEKPYFCPECGKCFSQTSSLSTHQRSHTGEKPYFCPECGKCFSRKSHLYSHQRSHTGEKPYSCPECGKCFSQKSHLSTHQRSHTGQKPHSCPECGKCFSVKSSLSTHQLSHTGEKPYFCPECGKRFSRKSNLYSHQRSHTGEKPYSCPECGKCFSKTSSLSTHQMSHTGQNPHSCPECGKCFSVKSSLSTHQRSHTGEKPYFCPECGKCFSQKSHLCAHQRSHTGEKPYSCPECLKCFSRKSHLYSHQISHTGEKPYSCPECGKCFSRKSNLYSHQRSHTGEKPY; translated from the exons ATGGCTCCCGTTCAACCCCAACCTGTCGGTGGTGCTCGCCCCACTCCCCTCTCTGAGGCAGCCCACGCTTGCCAACCATCATTTTCCACTAGCAAAAT acctcagactgtgagggacggtgccgtccttccaacagagaagagcttttcctgtactgagtgcgggaagtgtttctcaTCTAATTCTAAACTTAAtaggcataaaagatctcacacgggggagaagccatatttctgtcctgagtgcgggaaatgtttttcacagacgtccagtctttccacacatcagagatctcacacaggggagaagccatatttttgtcctgagtgcgggaaatgtttttcacggaagtcccatctttactctcatcagagatctcacacaggagagaagccgtattcctgtcctgagtgcgggaaatgtttttcacaaaagtcccatctttccacacatcagagatctcacacagggcagaagccgcattcctgtcctgagtgcgggaaatgtttttcagtgaagtccagtctttccacacatcagttatctcacacaggggagaagccatatttttgtcctgagtgtgggaaacgtTTTTCACGGAAGTCAAATCTTTACtcgcatcagagatctcacacgggagagaagccgtattcctgtcctgagtgcgggaaatgtttttcaaagacgtccagtctttccacacatcagatgtCTCACACAGGGCAGAatccgcattcctgtcctgagtgcgggaaatgtttttcagtgaagtccagtctttccacacatcagagatctcacacaggggagaagccatatttttgtcctgagtgcgggaaatgtttttcacagaagtcccatctttgcgcacatcagagatctcacacaggagagaagccatattcctgtcctgagtgcctaaaatgtttttcacggaagtcccatctttactcACATCAGAtatctcacacgggagagaagccgtattcctgtcctgagtgtgggaaatgtttttcacggaagtccaatctttactcacatcagagatctcacacgggggagaagccgtat